The Spirosoma radiotolerans genome has a window encoding:
- a CDS encoding GlsB/YeaQ/YmgE family stress response membrane protein, whose translation MGFLYSILIGGIAGYIASRLMDSHNSALVNIILGIVGGFVGGFVARKLGNDPDNDGLFMNLLIAVGGAVLLIFVGRLL comes from the coding sequence ATGGGCTTTTTGTATTCTATTCTAATTGGGGGCATTGCCGGTTATATTGCGAGTCGGCTGATGGACAGCCACAACTCGGCTCTTGTGAACATCATCCTCGGAATTGTGGGAGGGTTTGTTGGGGGATTTGTTGCCCGTAAGCTTGGCAACGACCCCGATAATGATGGCTTATTTATGAATTTGTTGATTGCTGTGGGCGGTGCTGTCCTATTGATTTTTGTGGGTCGGCTGTTATAG